A section of the Prevotella melaninogenica genome encodes:
- the rd gene encoding rubredoxin, whose protein sequence is MKKYECVTCGYIYDPELGDPDSGIEPGTAFEDIPEDWVCPLCGVGKDDFTPVEE, encoded by the coding sequence ATGAAGAAGTACGAATGCGTGACATGTGGTTATATTTATGACCCAGAACTCGGTGATCCAGATAGCGGCATTGAGCCAGGTACAGCATTTGAGGATATCCCAGAGGATTGGGTTTGCCCTCTTTGCGGTGTAGGTAAGGATGATTTCACTCCAGTTGAAGAGTAA
- a CDS encoding MBL fold metallo-hydrolase, protein MLRFLSFGSGSSGNCYLLYTDTDCLMIDCGVGIRTLKKHFHNYGLQLNMVHNVLITHDHADHVKSVGSISGDLQLPVYTTEDVHRGISQNWCVRRKVDSQYVRYLKKGEKISIGEFKVTPFEVPHDSTDCVGYSIEYNGIRFTLITDCGHITDEIAQFISVSNYLVIEANHEPEKLAAGPYPRHLKERISGPNGHLSNEACAKALLENASPALHHVWLCHLSDENNHPELAKKTIESVLRDSGIVIGKEFTLEVLKRKIPSEMYELNP, encoded by the coding sequence ATGCTGAGGTTTTTATCTTTCGGCAGTGGTAGTAGTGGTAATTGCTATCTTTTATATACTGACACAGACTGTCTAATGATTGATTGTGGTGTTGGTATTCGTACATTAAAGAAGCATTTCCACAACTATGGTCTGCAATTAAATATGGTTCATAATGTGCTTATCACCCATGATCATGCTGATCATGTGAAGTCGGTTGGCTCTATAAGTGGTGATTTGCAACTACCTGTATATACAACAGAGGATGTTCATAGAGGAATTAGCCAAAACTGGTGTGTAAGACGTAAAGTTGATTCACAATATGTTAGATACTTAAAAAAAGGTGAAAAGATTTCTATCGGTGAATTTAAAGTAACACCTTTCGAGGTCCCCCATGACAGTACCGATTGCGTTGGGTATTCTATAGAATATAATGGAATCCGATTTACATTAATCACTGATTGTGGACATATCACAGATGAGATTGCTCAGTTTATTTCTGTTTCTAATTACTTAGTTATAGAGGCAAACCACGAACCAGAGAAGTTAGCAGCAGGACCATATCCACGACATTTAAAGGAACGTATCAGTGGACCAAATGGTCATCTTAGCAATGAAGCTTGTGCAAAAGCACTTTTAGAGAATGCTTCTCCTGCTTTACACCATGTATGGCTATGCCATTTGAGTGATGAAAACAATCATCCAGAATTGGCTAAAAAGACAATTGAATCTGTTTTACGTGATAGTGGAATTGTTATTGGTAAGGAATTTACACTTGAAGTATTAAAAAGAAAGATACCAAGTGAAATGTACGAATTAAATCCTTAA